In Danaus plexippus chromosome 6, MEX_DaPlex, whole genome shotgun sequence, a single window of DNA contains:
- the LOC116779016 gene encoding mucin-2 isoform X1, whose translation MKSYILIAIFLTAECLGAERSRQRSPIRSVPVAASVKREVDFDCPEEFGYYSHPTDCTLYYVCVFGGALLESCTGGLMYSHELQTCDWPRNVGCDATGAVIADDYERLNERQPPPPTSRRNPPPPPPSRAQPNPVITSRGQPKFNRQEYEKQQQLYAEVDDLPPVEEIENDRQQRVYRGQPSTIGQVQKDRDGYHGSQGVSAGRTLNSNIIPSSIAQNSKIGSFSFGTQLEDRRTATATQTPQSYSLEPTESVTPSSYSPSPRPKMLYNGSQTYSPDQYDPYYAVYDEDGELYKDTDYVQQYNSASLRPAVQQTYRGTPPSRRPVETYSARPVADDYDDALIQGPIINQNQYQTSVRQPARGEGNELGYDPIPSSVRTTIYEATFPSTNPTTTSTSTTTTTTTTTTTTRRPTTAPYTEAMTPSRYSPRSSTDENRSRLPASSTVPNAIDGFVTSIPSTLSTSINLSSHAKPFEKTDNAHRLLEPSTEITTRRPTTRVTENNKNFVSLVHESPDVGNKKMISLTTGFSIRRNVNNTKNPYTLTIISKPFENNSSVATKNTRVKNNKKHSIQRLYYDINEKDVTQTEINKGLRNGEQTSEEVDIVNIASHQKENDFEGPADNYMSSSVRTPTYRPRIRFSNSATPTTTTKEEVFKRPVSESTTSSISPKTFTDSRLDRANENSENKHYVDSNKSQGFKQVDYIIQDEDLKYKYPIVSPYKTLDNLRNTGRDYLSRDDKIDIPSSTMSTGTSSLRSVTTTSSDRVTRKKPSYYLYNIKDDENEQTTEIYKSGVKQKNRILFKDAHSSTPKIVEFISPSTTLETNEEVVNIGFKNKKQNASVQKPSRNSFKHVSILTEPSVLRNISPSVDNPTTVINHVPELKYDSVQTANPTISLSSEIPMMDAATEDAFRDIIPNIDYELTTKSHSLKSKFSSLMNKGSRDEEPRSHKFKKIIETEIKPVDSNIDHYSERSNSNLETNIDSKDLTTETQIRLTNDFVNDIASTTSTTKSTTTFKIDVENKQTSKSLSYPTRASRINPAIKLAAASVGGGRRSYQSPSNCSSDNSLQVNPKCNEIKYPRPTSTRGRGSAHFSTSGGSEAPQQTPNRGTPPTRSRPTLKPSTAIVTKTVDINIYAHPPSRPAPVYPQPTPDKTAAKCRKDVCLLPDCFCGGKDIPGELPVDKVPQIVLLTFDDSVNDLNKGLYSDLFEKGRVNPNGCPITATFYVSHEWTDYSQVQNLYSAGHEMASHTVSHSFGEQFSQKKWNREVGGQREILAAYGGVKLDDVRGMRAPFLSVGGNKMFKMLYDSNFTYDSSLPVYENRPPSWPYTLDYKLFHDCMIPPCPTKSYPGVWEVPMVMWQDLNGGRCSMGDACANPPDAEGVYKMILKNFDRHYTSNRAPFGLFYHAAWFTQPHHKEGFIMFLDFINKMNDVWIITNWQALQWVRDPTPISRLNNFQPFQCNYADRPKKCNNPKVCNLWHKSGVRYMRTCQPCPPIYPWTGKTGISSSRIDNEIEE comes from the exons CAGAATGTCTTGGAGCGGAGCGCTCGCGGCAGCGCTCTCCTATCAGGAGCGTTCCCGTGGCGGCCAGCGTGAAGAGAGAAGTTGACTTCGACTGCCCCGAAGAATTTGGGTATTATTCGCATCCCACCGACTGCACGTTGTACTATGTTTGCGTTTTCGGCGGTGCTTTACTAGAATCTTGCACTGGTGGCCTCATGTACAG TCACGAGCTCCAAACATGTGATTGGCCGCGTAACGTAGGCTGCGACGCCACCGGTGCCGTCATAGCTGACGATTACGAACGGCTAAACGAAAGACAGCCTCCACCTCCTACATCTCGAAGAAATCCACCTCCACCTCCTCCGTCCAGAGCACAGCCCAATCCAGTTATTACTTCAAGAGGGCAACCAAAATTCAACCGACAAGAATatgaaaaa caACAACAGTTATATGCAGAAGTAGATGACTTACCTCCTGTGGAAGAAATTGAGAATGATAGGCAGCAAAGGGTATACAGAGGACAACCATCAACTATTGGACAAGTTCAAAAAGATAGGGACGGTTACCATGGATCGCAGGGTGTTAGTGCTGGGAGAACACTTAACTCTAATATTATTCCTTCCTCAATTGCgcaaaatagtaaaattggATCGTTTTCTTTTGGGACGCAACTAGAAGACAGAAGAACAGCCACTGCCACCCAAACTCCTCAGTCTTATAG CCTGGAACCCACAGAGAGCGTTACACCTTCCTCGTATTCTCCAAGTCCGCGACCAAAAATGCTTTATAACGGTTCTCAGACTTACAGTCCCGATCAGTATGATCCTTACTACGCTGTATATGATGAAGACGGTGAACTGTACAAGGATACAG ACTATGTGCAGCAATATAACTCAGCTTCACTCCGACCAGCAGTTCAGCAAACGTACAGAGGCACTCCGCCCTCACGTCGGCCAGTAGAGACCTATTCAGCAAGACCTGTCGCAGATGATTACGACGATGCTCTTATTCAAGGACCT attataaatcaaaaccaATACCAGACATCTGTTCGTCAACCGGcaag GGGTGAAGGTAACGAATTGGGTTATGATCCTATACCAAGCAGCGTGAGGACGACTATTTATGAAGCCACTTTCCCAAGCACGAATCCAACAACAACTAGCACCAGCACTACTACCACTACCACTACCACTACCACAACCACAAGACGACCAACAACCGCACCTTACACGGAAGCAATGACCCCGTCTCGTTATTCCCCAAG ATCATCCACTGATGAGAATCGTAGTCGCCTCCCTGCTTCCTCTACCGTCCCAAATGCCATTGATGGATTTGTTACATCTATTCCTTCTACATTATCAACCTCCATAAACTTATCCTCTCACGCTAAACCTTTTGAAAAGACGGATAATGCACATAGGTTACTTGAACCGTCGACTGAAATAACGACTCGTAGACCAACTACTCGTGTGactgaaaacaataaaaatttcgttAGTTTAGTTCATGAAAGTCCAGACGTAGGTAATAAAAAGATGATTTCTTTAACTACAGGTTTTTCTATACGTAGGAATGTTAATAATACGAAAAATCCTTACACTTTAACGATAATTTCAAAGCcatttgaaaataactcaTCGGTTGCCACCAAAAATACTCgggttaaaaacaataaaaaacattccaTACAGAGACTTTATTATGATATCAATGAGAAAGACGTTACCCAAaccgaaataaataaaggacTCCGAAATGGTGAACAAACCAGCGAGGAAGTTGATATCGTAAATATAGCATCTCATCAGAAAGAAAATGACTTCGAAGGCCCAGCTGATAACTATATGTCCTCATCTGTACGAACCCCTACATATAGGCCCAGAATTCGATTTAGTAATAGTGCCACACCAACAACGACAACAAAAGAAGAAGTTTTTAAGCGACCGGTATCGGAATCAACAACAAGTTCAATAAGCCCTAAAACTTTCACCGATAGTAGGTTAGACCGAGCAAATGAGAATagtgaaaataaacattatgttGACAGTAATAAATCTCAAGGCTTCAAACAAGTGGATTATATCATTCAAGATGAAgacttaaaatacaaatatccaATAGTTTCACCGTATAAAACATTagataatttaagaaatactgGTAGAGACTATCTGTCTAGAGatgataaaatagatattcCTTCATCAACTATGTCAACTGGTACTTCAAGTTTAAGATCAGTAACAACAACATCATCAGACAGAGTTACAAGAAAAAAACCTTCCTACTATCTTTACAATATCAAGGATGATGAAAATGAGCAAACTacggaaatatataaaagtggtgtgaaacaaaaaaatcgaaTCTTATTTAAAGATGCGCATAGTAGCACACCAAAAATTGTAGAATTTATTTCACCTTCTACAACATTGGAGACAAATGAAGAGGTGGTAAATataggatttaaaaataaaaaacaaaatgctaGCGTTCAAAAGCCATCTCGGAATAGTTTTAAACACGTCAGCATTTTGACAGAACCTAGTGTTCTTAGAAACATTTCCCCTTCTGTTGATAATCCCACTACAGTTATCAATCATGTTCCAGAATTGAAATATGATTCAGTTCAAACTGCAAATCCTACAATTTCTCTTTCATCAGAAATTCCAATGATGGATGCAGCGACAGAAGATGCTTTCAGAGATATAATACCAAATATTGACTATGAATTAACAACGAAATCTCATTCATTAAAATCCAAATTTAGTAGCTTAATGAATAAAGGATCCAGAGACGAAGAACCGAGATCTCAtaagtttaagaaaataattgaaactGAGATAAAACCAGTTGACAGTAATATTGATCATTATTCTGAAAGAAGTAATTCTAACCTAGAAACTAACATAGATAGCAAAGATTTAACGACAGAAACTCAAATAAGACTTACAAATGACTTTGTTAATGACATTGCCTCTACGACAAGCACAACTAAATCAactacaacttttaaaattgacGTTGAGAACAAGCAGACCTCTAAGAGCTTATCCTATCCAACTCGAGCCTCTCGTATCAACCCTGCCATAAAGTTAGCCGCGGCAAGTGTTGGAGGTGGGCGCAGGAGTTACCAATCGCCATCCAATTGTTCATCAGACAACAGTCTGCAAGTGAATCCAAAATGCAACGAAATCAAATATCCGAG ACCCACAAGCACAAGAGGTCGAGGTTCGGCACATTTTTCAACTTCTGGTGGATCTGAGGCTCCACAGCAGACTCCTAACAGAGGAACTCCTCCAAC tcgCAGTCGTCCTACGTTAAAACCCTCAACAGCCATAGTTACAAAGACTGTGGATATCAATATTTACGCTCATCCACCATCGCGCCCCGCCCCTGTTTACCCACAACCGACACCTGACAAGACAGCTGCCAAATGTAGAAAAGATGTATGTCTTCTACCAGATTGTTTCTGCGGCGGAAAAGACATTCCTG GCGAATTGCCGGTGGATAAGGTGCCTCAAATTGTTTTGCTGACTTTCGATGATTCCGTAAATGATTTGAACAAGGGCTTGTACTCGGATCTATTTGAAAAAGGACGGGTTAACCCAAATGGTTGCCCTATAACAGCTACCTTTTATGTATCTCACGAATGGACGGATTACAGTCAAGTTCAAAACTTATACTCGGCTGGACATGAAATGGCATCTCACACAGTATC tCATAGTTTTGGAGAGCAATTCTCTCAGAAAAAATGGAACAGAGAAGTCGGAGGTCAAAGAGAGATTTTGGCAGCGTACGGTGGTGTTAAACTCGATGATGTTAGAGGAATGCGTGCACCTTTCTTATCTGTAGgaggaaataaaatgttcaaaatgtTGTACGACTCCAACTTTACATACGATTCATCATTGCCAGTATATGAAAACAGACCACCGAGTTGGCCTTATACCTTGGACTATAAACTTTTCCACGATTGCATGATACCACCTTGCCCCACCAAATCTTATCcag GAGTTTGGGAAGTTCCTATGGTCATGTGGCAAGATTTGAATGGTGGCCGTTGTTCTATGGGCGATGCTTGTGCCAATCCGCCGGATGCAGAAGGTGTTTACAAaatgattttgaaaaatttcgaCAGACATTATACCAGTAACAG GGCTCCTTTTGGTCTCTTCTATCATGCAGCTTGGTTCACTCAACCTCACCACAAAGAAGGTTTCATCATGTTCCTAgacttcattaataaaatgaatgatgTTTGGATTATCACAAACTGGCAAGCGTTGCAGTGGGTGCGAGACCCCACCCCAATATCCAGATTAAACAATTTCCAACCGTTCCAGTGCAATTATGCg GATCGGCCGAAAAAATGCAACAATCCTAAGGTTTGCAACTTGTGGCATAAATCCGGAGTAAGGTATATGAGGACATGTCAACCCTGTCCTCCAATTTATCCTTGGACTGGAAAAACTGGCATCTCATCATCGCGCATTGACAACGAAATTGAAGAATAG